A single genomic interval of Candidatus Eisenbacteria bacterium harbors:
- a CDS encoding helix-turn-helix domain-containing protein, which produces MERDLLKTMSGVVMGNAEIAELRKSKDSWDETKGEAIAMTARRMNVKESRVRLGLEQGSRKRALGLALKYARQRKRISVKKMAERFKVKPRDIERLESEKIANFPLGLIIVYLNELGYILSFDVTDF; this is translated from the coding sequence ATGGAGCGTGATTTGTTGAAGACGATGTCAGGCGTAGTCATGGGCAACGCAGAAATTGCCGAGTTGAGGAAAAGCAAAGACTCTTGGGATGAGACTAAGGGGGAGGCAATAGCGATGACAGCGAGACGGATGAATGTCAAAGAGTCTCGGGTGAGATTGGGCCTTGAGCAAGGCAGTCGCAAACGTGCCTTGGGGCTGGCGTTGAAATACGCCCGGCAGAGAAAACGCATTAGCGTCAAGAAGATGGCAGAGCGATTCAAGGTGAAACCTCGGGATATCGAGAGACTCGAATCGGAGAAGATCGCGAATTTTCCATTAGGATTGATCATTGTCTATCTCAATGAATTGGGCTATATCCTAAGTTTTGATGTCACAGATTTCTAA
- a CDS encoding DUF3024 domain-containing protein, producing the protein MKLGFSEKLLWAEKAARLDVETEKGYREFYAIAKRSGLGEMWLSYYANAYEAAGASGLRALSYRRKIAPEIRKHAIDKISKYLVRRVPVHLRSEVGFLVKAQDNRITVSEERPLLADPTETSCSDVFQVRYTDFDNRWHLYWMRKSGTWWPYIPDRPIHTIQDCIREVKADSWGCFWV; encoded by the coding sequence ATGAAGCTTGGTTTTTCTGAGAAATTACTATGGGCGGAGAAAGCCGCTCGACTGGACGTTGAGACTGAAAAGGGCTACAGAGAATTCTACGCTATAGCGAAAAGGAGTGGCCTGGGAGAGATGTGGCTGAGCTACTACGCCAATGCCTATGAAGCAGCCGGCGCATCGGGCCTCAGAGCCCTTTCTTACCGAAGGAAGATCGCCCCCGAAATACGCAAACACGCAATCGACAAGATCAGCAAGTACCTTGTACGAAGAGTGCCGGTGCATCTTCGTTCGGAAGTAGGATTCCTTGTGAAGGCGCAGGATAACAGAATAACGGTTTCAGAAGAAAGGCCTCTTCTTGCCGATCCCACAGAGACAAGTTGCTCAGATGTGTTTCAGGTCCGTTATACGGATTTTGATAATCGTTGGCACCTGTATTGGATGCGGAAATCCGGCACATGGTGGCCATATATCCCCGACAGGCCTATCCATACGATTCAAGATTGTATCAGAGAAGTCAAAGCTGATAGCTGGGGATGCTTCTG